CTTCGCACGCCTTTTCAAGGTTGCTCTGCTGGACCGGCGACAGGCTGTTGTCGACGATGACCAGTTCGGCCTCTTCCTGTTTGACGAGGGTTGCGATCTGGTCGACCTGACCGCTGCCAAAGAGCGTGGCTGGTTTCCGGTCGCGCACGCGAAAAGCCTGGGCCGCGCGCACATCGATACCGATGGCTAGGGCAAGGCCGCGCGCTTCCTCCAGCCGCGCATCACTGTCGCGGCGGTCGGCGCCATGGGTTTCGGCATGAACGACGACGGCGCGCGCGCCGCGCGCCACTTCATCATCGGAGTCGCGGTTGAATATGGCCATGGCGGCTTAAAGCATCTCCCCGCGTACCGGTCCACTGGATCAACGGCGGACCGGCCGGGCGGACGATCAATCGTCCTGTTCGTTCTCGCCGGTCAGGTCGAGCGCATGAAGCGGCTGGACCGTCGAAATAGCGTGTTTGTAGACGAGCTGTACCATGCCATCCCGCTCCAGCAACATGCAAAACAGGTCGAAGGCGGCGATTTCGCCCTGCAGCATGACGCCGTTGACCAGGAACATCGTCACCGGGCTGCCCGACTTGCGGACAGCAGTCAGGAAGATTTCCTGCAGCAGCTTCGACTTGCCGTTGCCGTCGCTCGACTTGCGTAATTCG
This genomic stretch from Sphingobium sp. BYY-5 harbors:
- the hfq gene encoding RNA chaperone Hfq, whose translation is MADKVNNLQDIFLNSLRKSKTPVTMFLVKGVKLQGIITWFDNFSVLLRRDGQSQLVYKHAISTVMPAQSMDLTELRKSSDGNGKSKLLQEIFLTAVRKSGSPVTMFLVNGVMLQGEIAAFDLFCMLLERDGMVQLVYKHAISTVQPLHALDLTGENEQDD